One window of the Prionailurus bengalensis isolate Pbe53 chromosome E1, Fcat_Pben_1.1_paternal_pri, whole genome shotgun sequence genome contains the following:
- the TMEM100 gene encoding transmembrane protein 100, with the protein MTEEPIKEVLGTPKSSKPVTMEKSPNREVVVTTVPLVSEIQLTAATGGAELSCYRCIIPFAVVVLIAGIVVTAVAYSFNSHGSIISILGLVLLSSGLFLLASSALCWKVRQRSKKAKRRESQTALVANQRSLFA; encoded by the coding sequence ATGACTGAAGAGCCCATAAAGGAGGTCCTGGGAACCCCAAAGTCTTCCAAGCCAGTGACAATGGAGAAGAGCCCCAACAGGGAAGTGGTGGTCACCACGGTCCCCTTGGTCAGTGAGATTCAGTTGACGGCTGCTACAGGGGGTGCCGAGCTCTCCTGTTACCGCTGCATCATCCCCTTTGCCGTGGTGGTCCTCATCGCTGGCATAGTGGTCACGGCTGTGGCTTACAGCTTCAATTCCCATGGCTCCATCATCTCTATCTTGGGTCTGGTCCTTCTGTCGTCTGGACTTTTTTTGTTAGCCTCCAGTGCCTTATGCTGGAAAGTGAGGCAGAGGAGCAAGAAAGCCAAGAGACGGGAGAGTCAGACGGCTCTTGTGGCAAATCAGAGAAGCTTATTTGCTTAG